One Zerene cesonia ecotype Mississippi chromosome 25, Zerene_cesonia_1.1, whole genome shotgun sequence DNA window includes the following coding sequences:
- the LOC119836827 gene encoding phenoloxidase-activating enzyme-like, which produces MLKTLRLCLFMFYIGIATGGRICKVPNGGAGTCIAISKCRPIYTLDNRLDLSENDMKYIQQSLCGSSTSPIVKVCCPPESEWWKFKANPIELPTTERVSTTRDPFPNPAVLIIPKKGETLDRGLKEENRFQHLQTLPYQGSCGKEASSGNKIYGGQAANVDQFPWLVIFEYSGGWLDCGGSIIHPRFVLTAAHCLQTLQGSPKFARLGEYDLSTFPTDTVETDGGGFETVNVTVIPVERSIPHQQFVREARLNDIGLVKLSTSARYDEFIRPICLPTTDLTAQFTRQTNFSIAGWGMTQNQSASDVKTYVMIPFVRKNVCDTIYKYNLANIICAGGEEGKDSCRGDSGGPLMYEEDNIYTVVGVLSFGHAKCGSKDKPAVHTEVFKYMKWITNEISKNS; this is translated from the exons ATGTTAAAAACGCTCCGCCtctgtttgtttatgttttatattggaATAGCTACCGGTG GGAGAATCTGCAAAGTCCCAAATGGCGGGGCGGGCACTTGTATAGCAATATCTAAATGCCGACCGATTTATACTCTGGACAATCGGCTCGATTTAAGTGAAAACGATATGAAGTATATCCAGCAATCGTTATGTGGCAGTTCCACGAGTCCTATTGTTAAG GTATGCTGTCCACCAGAATCCGAGTGGTGGAAATTCAAGGCCAATCCCATAGAACTGCCAACAACTGAGCGCGTGTCCACAACAAGAGACCCTTTCCCTAATCCAGCTGTTCTCATTATACCCAAAAAAGGGGAAACCCTTGATAGGGGTCTGAAGGAAGAGAACCGCTTCCAACATCTACAGACCCTACCTTACCAAGGATCTTGTGGGAAGGAAGCGAGCAGCGGCAATAAGATATACG GTGGGCAGGCAGCGAACGTCGATCAGTTTCCTTGGCTGGTTATTTTCGAGTACAGCGGGGGGTGGCTTGACTGTGGCGGCAGCATCATACACCCCAGATTCGTGCTGACCGCCGCCCACTGCCTTCAAACACTACAAGGATCTCC AAAGTTCGCGCGCCTCGGCGAATACGACCTCAGCACTTTCCCCACGGACACCGTGGAGACGGACGGTGGTGGTTTCGAAACCGTGAACGTCACCGTGATACCAGTGGAGCGGAGCATACCGCACCAGCAGTTCGTCAGGGAAGCGAGACTCAACGACATTGGACTGGTTAAGCTGTCGACCAGCGCTCGTTATGATG AATTTATCCGGCCCATCTGTCTCCCAACAACCGACTTAACGGCACAATTCACGAGGCAAACCAATTTCAGCATCGCCGGCTGGGGGATGACCCAGAATCAGTCAGCCAGCGACGTAAAAACGTACGTCATGATCCCATTTGTACGCAAAAATGTATGCGATACAATATACAAGTACAACCTGGCGAACATTATTTGCGCGGGCGGCGAGGAAGGCAAAGACTCGTGTCGCGGGGACTCCGGCGGCCCTCTGATGTACGAAGAAGACAACATCTACACGGTGGTCGGTGTGCTGAGTTTTGGGCATGCGAAATGCGGCAGCAAGGACAAGCCGGCGGTACATACGGAGGTgtttaaatacatgaaatgGATCACGAATGAAATCAGTAAGAATAGTTGA